In Botrytis cinerea B05.10 chromosome 6, complete sequence, the following proteins share a genomic window:
- the Bcdsf2 gene encoding Bcdsf2 — MANRPNFIDLRSQSYGAMGTGSNGLPSPSLRSLPSPRLHVAGDIPPELSPLDAFAAQSRLLARQLNESTNGGKRISRLPPLTIANSLGQSRLGSLRSASAERLADSPLAQLSPTESPASAGPGQQRTEVEAPIFRPISVHPEVGKIPDTPAFDVIPEKEEGFRGRRPPPSPTPREQQSMFGARRDLSPASIEQDPRQLQKRPGRSPSDAPYRGRLSPQPSRSPSAPHQGRNNLRPERSPSAPHNGPGRSPRPGRSPSGPHNNRALRPERSPSAPQQRMVRPGRSPSDGPYRGPQSPRPGRSPSDAPSRPSQDSMRQRALRGPDGSLAVGGYGPRALAPPRAPFAQRAPSARSMSMESSDDDHSLSHDSPQRKLSSTSAMSSTPNSPSFNSSVPRSPSVSSDYSVDHTHLPRPAFNFSRPISRSSNHPMEDKPMIPSRQASSDSQPSFILTDDTAHTPVSMHSEGFPDHNLLGDGAAPSYVYSTFNLPRGKMLQRNSAIFQEGQPQAQFVFEQQPPAFLGNNQTIEGGPPPSPPSRPSTSSRPDISHLRPSLEPGSEPTTLAERGRSLTDPSHLPSPFDAPPTLHKDKAKKDNRAPSIASSNTTIKARSQHSLAPSAEMSGEEHVAKAIEYHEDGSLTKSTYHLRLAARQNHPTGMLLYALACRHGWGMRPNQREGVAWLRKAADSASLEVADDEDTAKDGKAVDVLERKTRKAQFALSIYELGVSHMNGWGIEQDKVLALRCFEIAGSWGDGDALAEAGFCYAQGVGCKKDLKKSAKFYRAAESKGISMIGNSWIYKSKYNDDGKDDVSSSPNGKKGGKDGHKRHLFGRTK, encoded by the exons ATGGCTAACAGACCCAATTTCATTGACCTCCGGTCACAATCGTATGGAGCAATGGGTACTGGCAGTAATGGTTTGCCGTCCCCATCACTGCGCTCATTGCCCTCCCCCCGTTTACACGTAGCTGGAGATATTCCACCCGAACTTTCACCCTTGGATGCATTCGCGGCGCAAAGTCGACTCTTGGCTAGACAGTTAAATGAGAGTACAAATGGAGGAAAGCGCATAAGCCGTTTGCCTCCACTTACAATCGCGAACTCTCTCGGCCAATCTCGACTCGGAAGTTTACGATCTGCGTCTGCCGAAAGACTTGCAGATTCCCCTCTGGCCCAGTTGTCTCCTACAGAATCTCCTGCTTCTGCTGGCCCGGGACAACAGAGAACAGAGGTCGAGGCACCTATATTCAGACCAATTTCGGTACATCCTGAAGTGGGAAAGATTCCAGATACTCCAGCATTCGATGTAATTCccgagaaggaagaaggatttcGAGGCAGAAGGCCACCTCCAAGCCCGACTCCGAGGGAACAACAGAGCATGTTTGGAGCTAGGAGGGATCTTTCGCCAGCGTCTATAGAGCAAGATCCTCGACAACTTCAAAAGAGACCTGGAAGGTCGCCATCTGATGCTCCGTATCGGGGACGTTTATCTCCACAGCCATCTCGTTCGCCTTCCGCTCCACATCAGGGGCGTAATAATCTCAGACCAGAGCGTTCTCCTTCTGCTCCTCACAATGGACCGGGAAGATCACCCAGACCGGGACGTTCACCATCTGGCCCTCACAATAACCGGGCACTTAGGCCTGAACGTTCGCCATCTGCTCCTCAGCAACGCATGGTTAGACCAGGTAGATCTCCTTCAGACGGTCCATATAGAGGACCACAGTCACCCAGACCTGGTCGATCTCCTTCCGATGCCCCATCTCGACCTAGCCAGGATTCTATGCGCCAGCGAGCACTTAGAGGACCCGATGGCTCTTTAGCTGTAGGCGGTTACGGTCCGAGAGCTTTGGCACCACCACGAGCACCATTCGCGCAAAGAGCTCCTAGTGCCAGATCTATGTCAATGGAGAGCTCAGATGATGACCACTCATTATCACACGATTCTCCTCAGCGCAAACTTTCTTCAACCAGTGCCATGTCAAGCACACCCAACTCTCCTTCTTTCAACTCCTCGGTGCCACGATCTCCATCTGTGAGCTCCGACTATTCTGTAGATCATACACACCTACCCAGACCTGCATTCAACTTTTCTCGGCCAATTAGTAGGTCTAGTAATCACCCAATGGAAGACAAACCAATGATACCTTCCCGACAGGCATCTTCTGACAGCCAGCCTTCATTTATTCTTACGGATGATACTGCCCATACTCCTGTAAGTATGCATAGTGAAGGATTTCCGGATCACAACCTTCTTGGCGATGGAGCTGCACCATCTTATGTATACTCGACGTTTAATCTCCCTAGAGGTAAGATGTTACAAAGAAATTCGGCAATTTTCCAAGAAGGTCAACCGCAAGCTCAATTTGTCTTTGAGCAACAGCCCCCTGCCTTTCTGGGCAATAATCAAACTATTGAAGGCGGGCCCCCGCCATCACCTCCATCTCGACCATCAACTTCTTCCAGACCAGATATCTCACATTTACGTCCTTCCTTAGAACCGGGCTCTGAACCTACTACATTGGCTGAAAGAGGTCGAAGCTTAACAGACCCTAGTCATCTTCCATCACCATTCGACGCGCCTCCTACCTTACACAAAGATAAAGCGAAAAAGGACAACCGCGCACCATCTATTGCCTCTTCGAATACTACAATAAAAGCTCGATCGCAACATTCACTAGCTCCATCGGCTGAAATGTCTGGAGAAGAACATGTTGCGAAAGCTATTGAGTATCATGAAGATGGGTCTCTAACTAAATCCACCTATCATCTGCGTCTTGCGGCCAGGCAGAATCATCCTACGGGTATGCTTCTTTATGCACTCGCTTGTAGACATGGTTGGGGTATGCGACCTAATCAGAGAGAAGGTGTAGCTTGGTTGAGAAAAGCTGCGGATTCGGCTAGCCTCGAAGTtgctgatgatgaagatacGGCGAAGGATGGAAAAGCTGTTGATGTGTTGGAAAGGAAAACTAGAAAGGCGCAATTCGCGCTTAGTATTTATGAATTGGGAGTCAGTCATATGAACGGTTGGGGTATCGAACAGGATAAGGTTCTTGCATTGAGGTGTTTTGAGATTGCTGGAT CTTGGGGTGATGGCGATGCTTTAGCCGAAGCGGGATTTTGTTACGCCCAGGGAGTGGGGTGTAAAAAGGACCTCAAGAAGAGTGCCAAGTTTTATCGGGCAGCGGAGAGTAAGGGGATTAGTATGATTGGCAATAGTTG GATCTACAAATCCAAAtacaatgatgatggaaaagaCGATGTCAGTAGTTCGCcgaatggaaagaaggggGGAAAGGACGGTCATAAGAGACATCTTTTCGGGAGGACTAAGTGA
- the Bcerv46 gene encoding Bcerv46, whose amino-acid sequence MPAKSRFTRLDAFTKTVDEARVRTTSGGIVTIASLLIVLYLAFGEWADYRRITVHPELVVDKGRGEKMEIHLNITFPKIPCELLTLDVMDVSGEQQVGVMHGVKKVRLGPQEEGGKVIDIKALDLHNAEDSATHLDPNYCGACYGATPPPNAQKPGCCNTCDEVREAYASVSWAFGRGENVEQCEREHYGERLDSQRKEGCRIEGGLRVNKVIGNFHIAPGRSFTNGNMHVHDLNNFFDTPVPGGHVFSHHIHSLRFGPELPEEVFKKLGSDSIIPWTNHHLNPLDNTEQITHEAAYNFMYFVKVVSTSYLPLGWETNYNSRPHDASVDIGTYGHSEDGSIETHQYSVTSHRRSLNGGDDSAEGHKEKLHARGGIPGVFFSYDISPMKVINKEERTKTLAGFLTGLCAIVGGTLTVAAAVDRGVYEGATRLRKMQSKNL is encoded by the exons ATGCCTGCAAAATCTAGGTTTACAAGGCTGGATGCCTTCACGAAAACGGTCGATGAAGCAAGAGTGCGCACAACTTCGGGAGGAATTGTCACGATAGCTTCGTTGCTAATTGTCTTATATCTGGCATTTGGAGAATGGGCGGATTACAGGAGGATAACAGTACATCCCGAGCTGGTAGTTGACAAGGGAAGAG gtgaaaagatggaaatcCATTTAAACATTACGTTCCCCAAGATTCCTTGCGAACTTCTCACGCTGGACGTAATGGATGTTTCCGGAGAACAGCAAGTTGGTGTTATGCATGGAGTTAAGAAGGTTCGATTGGGTCCTCAAGAAGAAGGTGGTAAAGTTATTGATATCAAGGCCTTGGATCT CCATAATGCCGAAGACTCAGCAACTCATCTTGATCCGAATTACTGCGGTGCATGTTACGGTGCTACCCCTCCTCCAAATGCGCAAAAGCCAGGCTGCTGTAATACATGCGACGAAGTACGAGAAGCATATGCGTCAGTTTCGTGGGCTTTTGGCCGAGGAGAAAATGTCGAACAGTGCGAGCGTGAACATTATGGCGAACGCTTAGATTCACAACGCAAAGAGGGATGTCGCATTGAAGGTGGTCTCCGGGTAAACAAGGTCATTGGAAATTTCCACATCGCTCCTGGTCGCAGTTTTACCAATGGAAACATGCATGTTCACGATCTTAACAATTTCTTCGACACACCAGTCCCCGGCGGCCACGTATTTTCTCATCACATCCATTCTCTTAGATTTGGACCAGAGCTCCCAGAAGAAGTTTTCAAGAAGTTGGGCTCAGATTCCATCATTCCATGGACCAATCATCACTTGAATCCTCTCGATAACACGGAACAAATTACTCATGAGGCTGCTTACAACTTCATGTACTTTGTAAAGGTTGTTTCAACTTCATACCTTCCTCTTGGCTGGGAAACCAACTACAATAGCAGGCCACATGATGCAAGCGTGGATATCGGAACTTATGGACATTCTGAAGATGGAAGTATTGAAACTCATCAATACTCTGTTACTAGCCATCGCCGAAGTCTcaatggtggtgatgattcTGCTGAAGGCCATAAGGAAAAGTTACATGCACGTGGTGGAATCCCGGGTGTTTTCTTCTCATAT GATATCTCACCAATGAAGGTCATCAACAAGGAAGAGCGAACAAAGACATTGGCAGGCTTCTTGACAGGTCTCTGTGCAATTGTCGGAGGTACATTAACCGTCGCGGCAGCCGTAGACCGCGGTGTATATGAAGGCGCAACTAGATTGAGAAAAATGCAATCAAAGAATCTCTAG
- the Bcmex67 gene encoding Bcmex67, with product MMNRTSAPPRGPRNSSSSTRGGGRVGGGGITKRRAGPIRVDKDGDLDMDTTTGANGRKGGKGAIGGSVPTGPRGHGRGGARSTGRGGGRLDVTRNPQAILRGMGSQSQQANVLVTLWIKGLKGSKAASNSDQGLSSLVSFLERKATALDSKSKRSIRVKKSHKKGDVVVISVTPEDAASIMKLDGFAFAGSTITVQDSEPSKTSEKPESEEARLTREKIQGVLAARYDPNLKLLNLSALGQDEQLKQMGMFEDNTLVSKLFPVLMVICDKLFTTPQAKKDAIVSVTLTDNSLADLSNVTSLASTFPDLKNLDLSRNQFADLESLKLWRWKFRHLENLVLSGNPIETLVPDYATDIVRWFPELQLLSGVQVRSVAQVHADLEAIKSPFPIASPSFRDVAQVGENFIRQFFGAYDNDRNALLTNFYDAESSFSLSVNMSAVRDRDHSLPVPPWAAYNKFNRNLVKYTHLSTRLSRKSTGSQEIQATWNDLPKTIHPEIAARPELYLVECQPLPGLPDPSGQSAAGVDGLLIDVHGEFEENIPNFEGKALRSFSRYFILGPGGPNGPPIRVLSDMLALRAWSPLAQTTAVQGPQPVPALPNVSQVPVADASLTPEQQQKIYAEKLSAETGMNLQYSAMCLAETGWNLEQAYVAFQANKANLPAEAYQKP from the exons ATGATGAATCGAACATCAGCGCCTCCCAGAGGTCCGcgaaattcttcttcaagtacAAGAGGTGGTGGTCGcgtgggtggtggtggtatcACAAAACGACGAGCTGGTCCCATTCGAGTTGATAAAGATGGCGACTTAGATATGGATACAACGACAGGCGCAAATGGTCGCAAAGGTGGAAAGGGTGCTATCGGAGGTTCTGTTCCCACTGGTCCACGCGGACATGGACGGGGAGGTGCAAGAAGTACTGGCCGTGGTGGAGGAAGACTCGACGTCACACGAAATCCGCAGGCCATCCTTCGAGGAATGGGATCGCAATCGCAACAAGCCAACGTATTAGTTACCCTATGGATCAAAGGATTGAAGGGGAGTAAAGCAGCTTCGAATAGTGATCAAGGCCTTTCATCCCTAGTATCATTCCTCGAGCGCAAGGCAACAGCATTGGACTCCAAATCGAAGAGAAGTATAAGAGTTAAAAAG TCACATAAGAAAGGTGACGTCGTTGTTATCTCAGTTACCCCGGAAGACGCAGCCTCTATTATGAAGTTGGATGGTTTCGCATTTGCTGGATCAACAATTACCGTACAAGACAGCGAGCCATCGAAGACGTCCGAGAAGCCGGAGTCTGAGGAAGCTCGTTTGACCCGAGAGAAGATCCAGGGAGTTCTTGCAGCTCGATACGATCCCAACCTCAAGCTTCTAAATCTCTCGGCTTTGGGACAAGACGAGCAGTTAAAGCAGATGGGAATGTTTGAAGATAACACTCTTGTCTCAAAACTTTTCCCAGTTTTGATGGTCATCTGCGACAAATTATTCACCACCCCACAAGCTAAGAAGGATGCCATAGTCAGTGTCACTTTGACTGACAACTCATTGGCCGACCTTTCCAATGTCACATCGTTGGCTTCAACGTTTCCTGATTTAAAGAACCTGGATCTTTCAAGAAATCAGTTCGCCGATCTCGAATCTTTGAAATTATGGCGCTGGAAATTCCGTCACCTTGAAAACCTCGTTTTATCGGGCAACCCCATAGAAACCCTGGTTCCAGATTACGCGACCGATATTGTACGCTGGTTTCCGGAACTTCAACTATTGAGCGGTGTCCAGGTCAGAAGTGTTGCTCAAGTTCATGCAGATCTTGAGGCTATTAAATCACCGTTCCCAATCGCTAGCCCATCTTTTCGAGACGTCGCCCAAGTTGGGGAAAACTTCATCAGGCAGTTTTTTGGGGCTTACGATAATGATCGCAATGCCTTGCTTACCAATTTTTACGACGCcgaatcttctttctcactATCTGTCAATATGTCAGCAGTCCGAGATCGTGATCACTCATTGCCTGTTCCTCCGTGGGCAGCGtacaacaaattcaatcgAAATCTTGTCAAATATACACATTTGTCTACTAGATTATCTCGAAAATCTACTGGATCTCAAGAAATCCAAGCCACCTGGAACGATTTACCTAAAACAATCCACCCCGAGATCGCAGCCCGACCCGAACTATACCTCGTCGAATGTCAGCCCCTTCCAGGTCTTCCAGATCCTTCTGGGCAGAGTGCCGCTGGGGTTGACGGTCTTCTCATCGACGTACACGGTGAATTTGAGGAGAACATTCCCAATTTTGAAGGTAAAGCTCTTCGTAGCTTTTCACGGTACTTCATACTCGGCCCTGGAGGGCCTAATGGACCCCCTATTAGGGTTCTTAGCGATATGCTTGCGCTTAGGGCTTGGAGTCCCTTGGCTCAAACGACTGCAGTTCAAGGACCTCAGCCAGTTCCGGCACTTCCAAATGTTTCACAGGTCCCGGTAGCCGATGCTTCACTCACGCCcgaacaacaacaaaaaatatACGCTGAAAAACTTTCTGCTGAGACGGGCATGAATTTACAATATTCGGCCATGTGTTTAGCAGAGACAGGATGGAATCTAGAACAGGCTTATGTTGCTTTCCAAGCCAATAAGGCAAATTTGCCAGCGGAAGCTTATCAGAAGCCATAG